ATAAAAGGCGCAAACCCCGTTAGAGAACTTCATCTTTCTACCTCATTAGATAAAAAGTATCTAGTAGGGCGGGCAAGATTCTCTAACGGGGTAAACCCTACCAATAAATTAAAATCCCAGATTCAAGATATTGCCAAAAATTGCGATCCGGCAATTAAAATTAAGCTAAAAGAATTCAAAAATATCTTGATCATTGAAATTAAAGAAGGCGCTGACAAGCCGTATAAATGCTCCTCCGGATTTTATTTGAGGCAAGGAGCGAATTCGCAAAAGATGAGCTGAGATGAAATTTTGGATTTCGCGATTGGCGAAGGCAAGATAAGATTTGACGAACAGATAAATAATGAATTTGATTTTAAAAAAGATTTTGACGAAAATAAGTTAGACAATTATTTGAGTTTGGCAAAGATTTCAAAAATAATCTCAAATGAAAAAATGTTTGCAGAATTGAATATTGATATTTATTGCAAAAAATCCAAGAATATCTAAACAGAAATTAGCAAATAAGATTGGAATAAGCACAACT
Above is a window of Candidatus Zixiibacteriota bacterium DNA encoding:
- a CDS encoding winged helix-turn-helix transcriptional regulator — encoded protein: MLIFIAKNPRISKQKLANKIGISTT
- a CDS encoding ATP-binding protein produces the protein MNKQELKFILQSGEGLKVEFKESFDKSISKEIIAFANSSGGRIFLGISDDGKIKGANPVRELHLSTSLDKKYLVGRARFSNGVNPTNKLKSQIQDIAKNCDPAIKIKLKEFKNILIIEIKEGADKPYKCSSGFYLRQGANSQKMS